GCACAACGACTACGAGCACGAGCGTCCGCTGCTGGACGCGCTGGACCACGGCTTCACCAGCGTCGAGGCGGACATCTACCTGGTCGACGGCGAGCTGCTGGTCGCGCACGACCCGGAGGACCTGCGGCCCGGCCGTACCCTCGAAGCGCTGTATCTGGCACCGCTGGCCGAGCGCGTGCGCGCGAACCGGGGCCGGGTCCACCGCGGCAGCCCGATCTCGCTGCAGCTGCTGATCGACATCAAGAACACCGGCGCTGAGACGTACACCGCGCTCGACGCCGCGCTGCGCGAGTACCGCACCGTGCTGACCCGGTACGCGCACGGCCGGGTCACCGCCGGCGCGGTCACCGCGGTGGTCAGCGGCGACCGGCCGCGCGCGCTGATGGAGTCGCAGACCGTGCGGTACGCGTTCTACGACGGCCGAATGGCCGACCTCACCGCCGGTGCGCCCGCGTCGCTGATCCCGCTGATCAGCGACAACTGGACGACCGTGTTCACCTGGCTGGGCGTCGGCCCGATGCCCGCCGACCAGCGCGCCCGGCTCCGCGAGATCGTGACGACCGC
This genomic window from Catenuloplanes niger contains:
- a CDS encoding phosphatidylinositol-specific phospholipase C/glycerophosphodiester phosphodiesterase family protein yields the protein MLRRTSIVLAVTAALITTLAPAAQAAPAKTRPLPQAHAHNDYEHERPLLDALDHGFTSVEADIYLVDGELLVAHDPEDLRPGRTLEALYLAPLAERVRANRGRVHRGSPISLQLLIDIKNTGAETYTALDAALREYRTVLTRYAHGRVTAGAVTAVVSGDRPRALMESQTVRYAFYDGRMADLTAGAPASLIPLISDNWTTVFTWLGVGPMPADQRARLREIVTTAHADGRRVRFWATPDTPGPARDAIWTELRRAGVDHINTDDLAGLEAFLRGC